CCAACAACCTATCGTGGACATGAAGGAATATAGAAGGGCAAAACCAAGACTAATTTCTCTCCCTCCTGACAGGATCGCTTGTATCGCTGATATGACAGCTATTATACATAAGATCAAGATGGCAGTATATTTAACGATGATGGAGATGGGTTCTAACACTTCTTTGCCATATGGAAAGCGTCTTGTATCACTTTTAGTCATAAATTGAGCCATCAGCAAAGAGAACATTGATAAAATAACACTGATGAAGGAATAGACACCATCAAAAAAGATCATCTGGGAGGAACTCATTATTCCCCAAATTATGCCTATTAGTGCAAATAAAAGGGCACCGATGACTGATAGTGTTAATAATTTTCTTTCTAATGCTAAAGTATTTAGCATATATAGCACCTCGTTAATAAATTATTCTATGAATGACAGTCAGTCATAGCGCTTTTTACAAAAGTAGTTATCTCATTTTTTGTCGTGTTGATTGCTTCTGTACTTTGGTTAGCTAAAACATATGTTTCTGCTGAGGTTTCAATCACATTGATTATCATTTTAGCCAGCGAAGAGAGCCTTATTGTCGATTTAATCATTCCCTTTGTCTGCGCGTTAACTAATTGGTCTTCTAACCAATGGTAATAAGGCTGATAAATCTCTTCCCAACGCCCAAAGGAATCATAGTAGGCTAAACCTGAGTAACAAAATAAAATAAGCTCATGATATTCTTCCGTAATATCAAATGTTACGTCAACGATCATCTCAATTGTGTCAAAGATAGATGCTTCCTCATCATGTCTTGCTTTAATTTCTGTTAAAAGAGCACTGAGAATCTTTTCTGCAATAGCAGGGACGACGGCACTTTTCGATTCAAAATATAAATAGAAAGTTCCTTGAGCGACCCCTGCTTCCTTGACTATCTGGGAGACAGAAGCTTTTTCAAATCCTTTTTCTTTCATAACAGTGAGCGCTGCCTCAATGAGCAAGTCGTATTTATTCGTTTGTTGACGCATGTATCAGTCCTCCAAATAAGGTGAAATTTAAAATGACTGACTGTCATTCATTTAAAATGATATCATACGACTCTTTTTTTCTCAAGTTATCACGATGTATCCATTTCCTTTGTTGTGAAGGCATCAATACAGGCACATTTTTAAAACTTTAAATAGAGGTACACGTTTAATTATCGTTCCTCACGATCTGTTATTAGAATAATGGTAAATGATTTTAGGATAAGAAGAGGCGGAGAGCATGACAGGCAAACGTCATGTTGGCTCTCCACCTTATTATAAAAATAAATGTCTTTATTCTCTTAGGAAAAGTTTAGGTCTCAGGCAAATGCTACCGCTGAAATTGTTCCGATTCTGTGGAGCCTTTAAGGGCAGTTGTAGAGGAG
The DNA window shown above is from Salipaludibacillus agaradhaerens and carries:
- a CDS encoding TetR family transcriptional regulator, with protein sequence MRQQTNKYDLLIEAALTVMKEKGFEKASVSQIVKEAGVAQGTFYLYFESKSAVVPAIAEKILSALLTEIKARHDEEASIFDTIEMIVDVTFDITEEYHELILFCYSGLAYYDSFGRWEEIYQPYYHWLEDQLVNAQTKGMIKSTIRLSSLAKMIINVIETSAETYVLANQSTEAINTTKNEITTFVKSAMTDCHS